ACGCCGTCCTCGGCGGCATGCTCGAGCAAGGCTCCGGGCACGTCATCAACGTCGCCTCCGTCGCCGGTCACTGGGTGATGCCGTCGTCCTCCGTCTACAGCGCCACCAAGTTCGCGGTGCGCGCCATCTCCGAGGGCCTGCGGCAGGAAACCGTCGGCAAGGTGCGAGTGACCATCATCTCGCCGGGAGCGGTCACCACCGAGCTGACCCACGCCATCACCGACGAGGACGTTCGCGAGCGCTACCGCACGGTGCAGCTCACCCCCCTCGATGCCGAGGCCATCGGCCGGGCGATTCGCTACGCCGTCGAGCAGCCGGCGGACGTGGCGATCAACGAGATCGTGGTTCGCCCGATCGACCAGGAACGGTAGAGGTGCCGGAAAAACAGGCGGAAGCCCTCGGCTCATCCTTCGGCCACGAAGGCGAGACCGACCCTCGCTCCGCGGGCGACATTGAGCACCGGGTCAGTGCCCTGCGGAGCCATCCGAAGATAGGTGCCTCCGAAGCGCTCGCCGAAAGCGAAAAGCCCCCAGACCACGGCGTAAGGAGCCCAACCCCGCTCACCCTGCTGCAGAATCCAGGGCAGCGACTCGACGAACTCCTGAGCAATCCAGGCACCGTCTTCCAAGGCTTCATCGACCCGCCGGCGCCAGCTCTCGGCAGTCTCGAAGAGCCCCACATGGACATCGCCGCCGCCCAGCGATTGCGCCGCCTTCAGGACCATCCGCGACCGCTCTTCGAGGAGCAGGTCGCGCAGCTCCCGGGAGCGCCCGTCGTGCTCGACGGGCCCCGGCCGCACCCACCGGGTCCAGGGCACGAAGCGCCGCACCAGCCGGCGCTCGCGGTCGTCCAACCGGTCCGTTTCCTGGGCTTCCGAGAGCAGCGCCAGATTGCGCTTGTCGCCCAGAATGAGGCCCGAAAACCCTCCCATCAGGACCACCCGCCCCGCCTTGAAGGAGCGAAACAAGGCCGCACTGGTCACCGAATCACTCTGCTCGACCACCGCCTGGAAGCGGCGCCCCCGGGCCCACACCTCGCCGCGCCGAAACTCGACCTCAGAAACCCCGACCACTTCGACATGGCCACCGACCTCGCCGCGCCGCCGGCGCACCTTCGCGTACTCGGCGCGGTAGCGCTCGGGAGCGTGGGCGAGCACCGAGTTGATGCCTTCGTCCGCCACCAAGATCAACACGTTGACCTCGTCCGCCGCCAAGCGACGAGCCGCGGCAACCTCATCGAGGAGGTACTCGAAAAGGGTCTCCAGGGAGCTCGTGTAGCTGAGCTCGACACCGAGATCTCGAACCCAAGGGGCATGGATCGAGGAGCTCAAGTAGGGTTCGGCAAAGACCGTTTCTTGCCAGCCCCCGAGGCTCCCGAAGTTGAGCTCGAGGCACTGCAAGCCCGCCGCGGTCTCGACGAAATCACCACGGCACGGGGCCGAGGCGAGATCGTTGGGCTCGGCGAGGAAGAGGTCCGCTGACATTGCGTCGAGACCGTAGAACTCGGCCACCGCCCGGGGATCGCAGTCGAAGAAGCGCTGCGGGACGGAGCGCACCAGCCTGCCCAAGCCGACCACCGCCTCGACCTGCTCGGCGCGCCGCTGGGGGGAGATCAGCAGCGGCCAGGGCTGCAACCCGAAACCCTCCTCCGGAGGAATGCCGGGGACGTTGGAGATCACCGTCGCCAGGGACGAGAAGAGATCTCCGAAGGTCTCGTGGCGTAGCCAGTCGGGACGGGCCTCCACCCAATCCAGAAACCTACCGGCAGCCTCCGAATGACTCGTCTGTATCGCTCGTGCGCTGGGGTCGAACATGCCACGCTCCTCTGCTTCGGAATCGAGGCATCGATAAATAGCACATCACGAATACGCTATGCAATAAAGGGGGTCAGGCGGGAGCGCCAATGCCGTAGACGTCGAGGGTCTTGCCGTGGAGCTCGACCTGGCGCTCGAAGGACTCACCGAGCTTCTCGGCGACTCGGCGCGAGGCGCCGTTGGCGGGGTCGATCAGGCTGATCAGATGGCTTGCTCCGAGGGTCTCGAAGGCGAAGGCAATGGCCGCCCGACCGCCTTCGGTGGCGAATCCGGAGCCCCGTCCCCAGGGCGCCACCAGCCAGCCGACCTCGAGTCCCGGCCAGCCGGCCGGCCGGATCAGCCCGATGCGACCGACCAACCGACCGCTCGCCTTCTCCTGCGCCGCCCACAACCCGTAGCCGCGCAGCTGCCAATGGCCCAGAATGGTCGCGATGGAGCGCCAGGCCTGCTCTTCGCTCCACTCCTGGTCGACGAGAAAGCGGCGCGACTCGGGATCGTTGAGGATCTCGCGGTACTCGGCGAGATCCGTTTCGCGGAACGGGCGCAGCAGCAGTCGATCGGTCTCGAGAGTGGTCATCCGGGGCTCCATGAAATTGAGCCCCGGAGTCTAACTCTAGAAGCGGTAGGACAGGCCCGCCGTCGCGATCAGGGGATCGAGATCGATGGTCGAATCGCCGGGTTCGGAATCCTCGCCCTCGAGCTCCGCCACCAGATAGCGCAAGGAGGAGTTGAAGCCCCAACCGCTTGCCCCGACGGGCACATCGAGACCGACCTGGGCGCCATAGACGATGTCGTCCTCGAGCTCGACCCGCACACCCGGACCGAGACCGAGGTCGGCCGCGAAGACGGCATCGACGAAGGCTTCGAGATCACCATAGGTGGCGTGACCGACGAGGGGCCCGAAGTAGAAGTCCGCCCGCTCGCCGACATCGACGTGGTAGTTCAGGCCGAGGGTCACCGGAACGAAGCGAAAGTCGGTGACATCCACCGCCTCGAAGTTGAGGCCGGTGAGGTCGATCCGCGACTCGACCTCGGTGGTGAGAGCCGACAGCTCGACACCCCAGCGCTCGCCGTAGCGGCGCTCGATGGCGGCACCGAAACCGATGTCACCGGAAAGGTCGACCTCGAGGGTCTGACCCGGACCCGCATCCCTCAAGGAGCCGGAGGTCTTGAGATCGGTGCCGAAGAAGCGCACCGTCCAGCGGTCTTCGGCAACGGACGGTAGGGCGACGAGCAGGGCCAACAGAAGACAAACAAGGATTTGCGAGCGTTGCATGAATCTTCCTCGATCTGGTGATTAGAAGCGGTAGGAGAGGCCGGCGGTGGCGATCAAGGGATCGAGATCGATGGTCGAATCATCGGGCCCCTCGTCTTCACCGGCGAGCTCCGCCACCAGATAGCGTAGGGAGGAATTGAAACCCCAACCGCTTTCCCCGACGGGCAGATCGAGCCCGATCTGGGCGCCATAGACGATGTCGTCTTCGAGCTCGACCCGGTCCCCGGGATCGAACCCGAGCTCGGTCACGAAGCCGACGTCGACGAAGGCCTCGAGATCGCCGTAGGAGGCCTGGCCGACGAGCGGTCCGAAATAGAGGTCCGCCCGCTCGCCGACATCGACGTGGTAGTTCAGGCCGAGGGTCACTGGAACGAAGCGAAAGTCGGTGACGTCCACCGCCTCGAAGTTGAGACCGGTGAGGTCGACCCGCGACTCGACCTCGGTGGTGAGGGCCGACAGCTCCACGCCCCAGCGTTCACCGAAGCGGCGCTCGATGGCGGCACCGAAGCCGACATCACCGGAGAGATCGATCTCGAGGGTCTGCCCCGGACCAGCATCCCTCAAGGAGCCGGAGGTTTCGAGGTATGAGGCGAAGAAGCGCACCGTCCAGCGGTCATCGGCGGCGGACGGTAGAGCGCAGATCAGGAACAGCAGCAGCAAACAGAGCGGACGCGACGAGTTCATGGGAATCTCCCTCGGGAAGTTCGGCCTTCGCAAGACAAGCCTGGGAAGATGGGGTCCCGGCAGCTTGCCGGGACCCCGCGATCACGGCCACTCCCGCACACCGGAAGCAGCACCGCTCCTTCATCGCAAGGCCAGTGCCACCGCTCGATGCCGTGCCCGAGGCAGCGCAAACCGCGTCGAATCAATCGCTTGGACCGATCACAAAGCCGAGCCATGGAACTTGCCGCAACCTCACGCCTGTGCTCGATTCCTGACAGGCGTCACTTCCAGCCCTCGCCCGGCGAAGCAAGAGGCCACCTCCGACAACCCTCCGGGGGCTCCTCGGCGCCCTTTCCGAGGGGCCTCGAAATCGAAGCGGCACCCCGGCACCGGTGCACCCCTTTATCGGAGAACTTAGAAATTTCAATATCAGGAATCCGATACACGCCAGCTCTCGGAAATAAGTAAACGACAGCATTCGCGTGATCAGACAGATTCATTGGAACCCACCGGGGCGGTGGGTCTCCGAGCCGGAACGGCGGACGGCGTCGATTCCGAGCTTGCGGCGGAGCCCTCGAGGCTCTTGGTCAACCAATTCGGTCGTGGTGTGGCGGCAGGTTTCTCCGTGCCGCGAAGGGAAAGCTGTACCTCGCCCCCGCACCACTGCCACTCGCTGCGATCGTGGAGAACGTTCGATGCAGAAGATCCGTTCGAGGACATACCTTTGGGGTGTGATCGGAGCCTTGGCTCTCAGCACCCTTCTCGCGCTCAACCCCGCTTCGGCCGACGAAGCACCCACCATCAAGGTCGACCTACCGGTCAC
This Acidobacteriota bacterium DNA region includes the following protein-coding sequences:
- a CDS encoding OmpW family outer membrane protein, translating into MNSSRPLCLLLLFLICALPSAADDRWTVRFFASYLETSGSLRDAGPGQTLEIDLSGDVGFGAAIERRFGERWGVELSALTTEVESRVDLTGLNFEAVDVTDFRFVPVTLGLNYHVDVGERADLYFGPLVGQASYGDLEAFVDVGFVTELGFDPGDRVELEDDIVYGAQIGLDLPVGESGWGFNSSLRYLVAELAGEDEGPDDSTIDLDPLIATAGLSYRF
- a CDS encoding GNAT family N-acetyltransferase encodes the protein MTTLETDRLLLRPFRETDLAEYREILNDPESRRFLVDQEWSEEQAWRSIATILGHWQLRGYGLWAAQEKASGRLVGRIGLIRPAGWPGLEVGWLVAPWGRGSGFATEGGRAAIAFAFETLGASHLISLIDPANGASRRVAEKLGESFERQVELHGKTLDVYGIGAPA
- a CDS encoding OmpW family outer membrane protein; the encoded protein is MQRSQILVCLLLALLVALPSVAEDRWTVRFFGTDLKTSGSLRDAGPGQTLEVDLSGDIGFGAAIERRYGERWGVELSALTTEVESRIDLTGLNFEAVDVTDFRFVPVTLGLNYHVDVGERADFYFGPLVGHATYGDLEAFVDAVFAADLGLGPGVRVELEDDIVYGAQVGLDVPVGASGWGFNSSLRYLVAELEGEDSEPGDSTIDLDPLIATAGLSYRF
- a CDS encoding SDR family oxidoreductase — encoded protein: MTTTTSPVAIITGASSGIGAAAARELADAGCRLMLAARREDRLQELCQELGGGARYHLTDVTDRAQVQALATATRDAFGRVDVLVNNAGIMPLSFLAKGKVAEWDRMIDVNIKGVLYGIDAVLGGMLEQGSGHVINVASVAGHWVMPSSSVYSATKFAVRAISEGLRQETVGKVRVTIISPGAVTTELTHAITDEDVRERYRTVQLTPLDAEAIGRAIRYAVEQPADVAINEIVVRPIDQER